Proteins found in one Subtercola endophyticus genomic segment:
- a CDS encoding TetR/AcrR family transcriptional regulator yields the protein MANDSRTLRADAERNRQSILCAAAAVFAAHGTDVTLETIAREAGVGVGTIYRRFASVEELIGVVFEEKMSLYADRTELAAEQALTEPWAAFRDYVLYILEQQALDLAFSDVIASPNRGTEHFRVQMNRALAASILLVDRAVAAGALRSDFDHSDLYLLTTANAGLIRGTRRSASDAWRRFGEYMLQAFRFRTDGEVLTPPSRVLTRVQQKARTGG from the coding sequence ATGGCTAACGACTCTCGAACGTTGCGGGCCGACGCCGAACGCAACCGGCAGTCGATTCTCTGCGCGGCGGCGGCCGTCTTCGCCGCGCACGGCACCGACGTGACGCTCGAAACCATCGCGCGTGAGGCCGGCGTCGGCGTCGGAACGATCTATCGCCGGTTCGCCTCGGTCGAAGAGCTCATCGGCGTCGTCTTCGAAGAGAAGATGAGCCTTTACGCCGACAGAACCGAGCTGGCGGCAGAACAGGCGCTGACCGAGCCGTGGGCGGCGTTTCGCGACTACGTGCTGTACATCCTCGAGCAGCAGGCCCTCGACCTCGCGTTCAGCGACGTCATCGCGTCGCCGAATCGCGGCACGGAGCACTTTCGCGTGCAGATGAACCGCGCTCTCGCGGCGTCGATACTGCTTGTCGACCGGGCCGTTGCAGCGGGGGCCCTCCGCTCCGACTTCGACCACAGCGATCTGTACCTGTTGACGACCGCGAACGCCGGGCTCATCCGCGGCACTCGTCGTTCGGCGTCCGACGCCTGGCGCCGGTTCGGCGAGTACATGCTGCAAGCGTTTCGCTTCCGCACCGACGGCGAGGTCTTGACTCCGCCGTCACGTGTTCTGACTCGGGTGCAGCAAAAGGCACGCACCGGCGGGTGA
- a CDS encoding gluconokinase: MPESVAPRPESDAPWPEPVEPATQSDPPRPEPVAPGPESDAAEHEPERIAPGTGVHPLVIVAGVTGAGKSTIGTAIAVKLGVPFVDADSLHSPANIAKMAAGHPLTDADREPWLERIGAELHEHSESGLVIACSSLKRKYRDLIRSAAPSTFFVVLTGSRELIESRLAARTGHFMPPALLDSQLAAFEPLTPDERGVDLSIDTDINSIVDAGVAAVVAAAR, encoded by the coding sequence GTGCCTGAGTCGGTCGCCCCCAGGCCAGAGTCGGACGCGCCCTGGCCTGAGCCGGTCGAGCCCGCGACGCAGTCGGACCCGCCCAGACCTGAGCCTGTCGCGCCGGGGCCGGAGTCCGACGCCGCCGAGCACGAGCCTGAGCGGATCGCGCCGGGGACCGGCGTTCACCCGCTCGTCATCGTCGCGGGGGTCACGGGAGCGGGCAAGTCGACCATCGGCACCGCCATCGCCGTGAAGCTCGGGGTGCCGTTCGTCGACGCGGACTCGCTGCATTCGCCCGCGAACATCGCCAAGATGGCGGCCGGGCATCCCCTCACCGACGCCGACCGCGAGCCCTGGCTCGAACGCATCGGCGCCGAACTGCACGAGCACAGCGAGTCTGGACTCGTCATCGCCTGTTCGTCGCTCAAGCGCAAGTACCGCGACCTCATCCGCTCGGCCGCGCCGAGTACGTTCTTCGTTGTGCTCACGGGCTCCCGCGAACTCATCGAGAGCCGCCTGGCCGCGCGCACAGGGCATTTCATGCCCCCTGCGCTGCTCGACTCGCAGCTGGCAGCCTTCGAGCCGCTGACCCCGGATGAACGGGGCGTCGACCTCTCGATCGACACCGATATCAACTCCATCGTCGACGCCGGTGTCGCCGCTGTCGTCGCCGCGGCAAGGTAG
- a CDS encoding DUF4190 domain-containing protein, protein MTTSNSPAVAQARFNILSIVAIIGAFVVPLLGAILGFVALGQVKRTGERGHGLALAAVVLGLVFTVLYIVIAVLTAVVSASVSVSGY, encoded by the coding sequence ATGACCACCTCAAATTCGCCTGCCGTTGCTCAGGCTCGGTTCAACATTCTCTCGATCGTCGCCATCATCGGCGCGTTCGTCGTACCGCTGCTCGGGGCGATCCTCGGTTTCGTCGCCCTCGGGCAGGTCAAGCGCACGGGTGAACGTGGGCACGGGCTGGCGCTCGCGGCGGTCGTTCTCGGGCTCGTCTTCACGGTGCTGTACATCGTGATCGCCGTGCTGACGGCGGTGGTGTCGGCGAGCGTCAGCGTTTCGGGGTACTAG
- a CDS encoding NADP-dependent oxidoreductase, translating into MKAVAFSAFDHSPELIDIDAPTAAEGEVRVRIEAASVNGFDLAVANGYLNGMMEHRFPVVLGKDFAGTVDQVGPGVDGYEIGDRVFGVVTKDFLGDGSFAEFVTVPVTIGVAKLPDTVTFIEAAGLGLAGTAAADSFDAAQVTTGTTVLIAGATGGVGTQALQLALRAGADVIVTAHSTEELEAVKALGATQIVDYTGDVAAQVRALRADGVDVVLHFAGDPAALASATKKGGRFVSTLAQSAEQLGGAEDVEFISIYATPTTPTLDRLAKNQAEGHTAVSIQRAYPLAEAPAAFADFAGGTLGKLIITI; encoded by the coding sequence ATGAAGGCAGTCGCATTCAGCGCATTCGACCACTCCCCCGAGCTCATCGACATCGACGCACCCACCGCGGCAGAGGGCGAAGTGCGGGTGCGCATCGAAGCAGCCTCCGTGAACGGTTTCGACCTCGCCGTAGCGAACGGCTACCTCAACGGAATGATGGAACACCGTTTTCCCGTCGTACTCGGCAAAGATTTCGCCGGAACCGTCGACCAGGTCGGCCCCGGCGTCGACGGCTACGAGATCGGCGACCGCGTCTTCGGCGTCGTGACCAAAGACTTTCTCGGCGACGGCTCGTTCGCCGAGTTCGTGACAGTGCCGGTCACGATCGGCGTCGCCAAGCTGCCTGACACCGTGACATTCATCGAGGCGGCCGGTCTCGGTCTCGCCGGCACAGCCGCCGCCGACTCGTTCGACGCGGCGCAGGTCACGACGGGCACCACCGTGCTGATCGCCGGCGCGACCGGTGGCGTCGGCACGCAAGCCCTGCAGCTCGCCTTGCGGGCCGGGGCAGACGTCATCGTTACAGCACATTCCACAGAAGAGCTCGAAGCGGTGAAGGCCCTCGGCGCGACGCAGATCGTCGACTACACCGGCGATGTCGCCGCGCAGGTTCGCGCACTGCGCGCCGACGGCGTCGACGTGGTGCTGCACTTCGCCGGAGACCCCGCCGCGCTCGCCTCCGCCACCAAGAAGGGCGGCCGGTTCGTGTCGACGCTGGCCCAGTCCGCCGAGCAGTTGGGCGGGGCGGAAGACGTAGAGTTCATCTCGATCTACGCCACTCCCACGACGCCGACGCTCGACCGCCTCGCGAAGAACCAGGCGGAGGGCCACACCGCGGTGAGCATTCAGCGCGCGTATCCGCTCGCCGAAGCGCCCGCGGCCTTCGCCGACTTCGCCGGCGGCACTCTCGGCAAACTGATCATCACGATCTGA
- a CDS encoding SDR family NAD(P)-dependent oxidoreductase, producing MTLVASPMYQNQFTGRTAVVTGAGRGIGLAIAQSFAESGASVLLIDRDEVVEESAETLRAAGYDVRGLRADVTDEEAMKSAFRWVDELWGRLDVLVNNAGIITISNLDDLSLAEFQRVLNVNTTAMFLCCREAAPLLRKSPSGVILNAASGQARQGFIYTPHYAASKFGVVGLSQSLAKELAADNIRVNSYCPGIVKTDMWQYNDREWGKRLGDYAPGELIQEWIDDIPLKRAAEASDVANLLLFLASDAASYITGQAINIDGGMFMS from the coding sequence ATGACACTCGTGGCCTCACCCATGTACCAGAACCAGTTCACCGGCCGCACCGCGGTCGTGACCGGCGCGGGCAGAGGCATCGGGCTGGCCATCGCGCAGTCGTTCGCCGAATCCGGAGCATCTGTGCTGCTGATCGACCGCGACGAGGTCGTCGAAGAATCTGCCGAGACGCTGCGCGCCGCGGGCTACGACGTTCGCGGGCTGCGGGCCGACGTGACAGACGAAGAGGCGATGAAGAGCGCGTTCCGCTGGGTCGACGAGCTCTGGGGAAGACTGGATGTTCTGGTCAACAACGCCGGAATCATCACGATCTCGAACCTCGACGACCTCAGCCTCGCCGAATTCCAGCGCGTGCTGAACGTCAACACCACCGCCATGTTCCTCTGCTGCCGCGAGGCCGCGCCGCTGCTGCGCAAGAGTCCGAGCGGGGTCATCTTGAATGCGGCCTCGGGCCAGGCCCGGCAAGGTTTCATCTACACGCCGCACTACGCCGCGAGCAAGTTCGGCGTGGTGGGGCTGAGCCAGTCACTGGCGAAAGAGCTGGCGGCAGACAACATCCGCGTCAACTCGTACTGCCCGGGCATCGTGAAGACCGACATGTGGCAGTACAACGACCGCGAGTGGGGCAAGCGGCTCGGCGACTACGCGCCGGGCGAGCTGATTCAGGAGTGGATCGACGACATTCCGCTGAAGCGGGCGGCCGAGGCGAGCGACGTGGCGAACCTGTTGCTGTTTCTGGCCTCGGATGCGGCCTCGTACATCACCGGCCAGGCGATCAACATCGACGGCGGCATGTTCATGAGCTGA
- a CDS encoding LLM class flavin-dependent oxidoreductase, producing MELGIYSFGELVANPDGSSATSIHERFDQVVELAKLADGGGLDAISLGEHHRADFSMSAPEIVLAAMASVTKRLRLASGVTVISSQDPVRVFEQFATLDHVSNGRAEIIVGRGAFTESFPLFGYDLADYDALFDEKLRLLLQIRDHPVVTWNGRFRSALENVEISPRPLQDPLPIWVGIGGTPASAVRAGILGLPMMMGFFAGPEQFVSRVELYQRAGAQAGHDPAALRLGVSGHMYVGRTSQKARDDFYPYYSRYFQKGGASFAANGFPREAYDAWIAGGLPVGSPQQVIDAIMRRVELLGIDRFMGQIDVCNLPWSMTRESLELYMTEVAPVVRRETADARPAL from the coding sequence ATGGAACTCGGCATCTACTCGTTCGGCGAGCTCGTCGCGAACCCCGACGGAAGCTCGGCCACGAGCATCCACGAGCGCTTCGACCAGGTGGTCGAACTGGCGAAGCTTGCCGATGGCGGCGGGCTCGACGCCATCTCGCTCGGCGAACATCACCGCGCCGACTTCAGCATGTCGGCGCCCGAGATCGTGCTCGCGGCCATGGCGAGCGTGACGAAGCGGCTGCGGCTCGCCAGCGGAGTGACGGTGATCTCGAGCCAAGACCCGGTGCGCGTCTTCGAGCAGTTCGCGACCCTCGACCACGTCTCGAACGGGCGCGCCGAGATCATCGTGGGGCGCGGGGCCTTCACCGAATCGTTCCCACTCTTCGGGTACGACCTCGCCGACTACGACGCACTCTTCGACGAGAAGCTGCGCCTCTTGCTGCAGATTCGGGATCACCCGGTCGTCACCTGGAACGGGCGGTTTCGCTCCGCCCTCGAGAACGTCGAGATCTCACCGCGCCCACTGCAAGACCCGCTGCCGATCTGGGTGGGAATCGGCGGTACGCCCGCCTCGGCCGTGCGCGCCGGAATACTCGGCCTGCCCATGATGATGGGCTTTTTCGCCGGCCCCGAGCAGTTCGTCTCCCGCGTCGAGCTCTACCAGCGCGCCGGCGCCCAGGCCGGCCACGACCCGGCGGCCCTGCGACTCGGAGTGAGCGGACACATGTACGTGGGCCGCACTTCGCAGAAGGCCCGCGACGACTTCTACCCCTACTACTCGCGTTACTTTCAGAAGGGCGGCGCATCGTTCGCCGCGAACGGCTTTCCGCGCGAAGCCTACGACGCCTGGATCGCCGGAGGCCTGCCCGTCGGCAGCCCGCAGCAGGTGATCGACGCCATCATGCGACGCGTCGAACTGCTCGGCATCGACCGTTTCATGGGCCAGATCGACGTCTGCAACCTGCCCTGGAGCATGACCCGCGAGTCCCTCGAGTTGTACATGACCGAGGTCGCGCCGGTCGTGCGACGCGAAACAGCGGATGCCCGCCCGGCCCTATAG